In Palaemon carinicauda isolate YSFRI2023 chromosome 18, ASM3689809v2, whole genome shotgun sequence, a genomic segment contains:
- the LOC137657563 gene encoding KRAB-A domain-containing protein 2-like: MTKELQVKYDNIQRDTIELFKSLCLECQKKRKRPMTKGVVVKPILRTEFSSRGQVDLIDMQSMSCRTFKWIMVYQDHLTKFCVLRPLTSKLAAEVAFQLADIFLLLGAPVILQSDNGSEFTAQIITELRSLWPELSIVHGKPRHPQSQGSVERANGDIKDMLQQETDANEPEAEADVNEPEREPPKAEMNESEQEPSHNPSIKRTLINFITASAPRK, from the exons ATGACAAAAGAACTCCAAGTGAAATATGACAACATTCAGCGAGATACAATTGAACTATTCAAGTCGTTATGCCTGGAATGCCAGAAAAAGAGAAAGCGACCAATGACAAAGGGTGTCGTAGTTAAACCTATTCTGAGGACTGAATTTTCATCACGTGGCCAGGTTGATCTCATAGATATGCAGTCTATGTCATGTAGAACCTTCAAATGGATCATGGTTTACCAAGACCATCTAACAAAGTTCTGCGTTCTACGTCCGCTCACATCAAAGCTTGCAGCTGAAGTAGCATTCCAACTTGCTGATATCTTTCTGCTTCTGGGTGCTCCTGTGATCCTTCAATCAGACAATGGTTCTGAGTTTACAGCTCAGATTATTACTGAACTACGTTCTTTGTGGCCTGAATTGTCAATCGTTCACGGCAAGCCTagacacccacagagccaaggctctgttgagcgagcaaatggtgacataaaagacatgctt CAGCAAGAAACAGATGCCAACGAGCCAGAAGCAGAAGCTGATGTCAATGAACCCGAGCGAGAACCACCCAAAGCTGAAATGAATGAGTCTGAACAAGAGCCGAGCCACAATCCCAGCATCAAACGAACGTTGATCAACTTCATAACAGCATCAGCTCCCAGAAAGTGA